The Pseudanabaena sp. PCC 6802 genomic interval TTACTTTGTAACCACCTGGATGCCTACGATAGACTACATCTCCGCATTTATTTACGATCGAGAAGGCAGCGTCACTGCCCATGTCAAGATGAATGCCAATCAGATACAGGCGCAGTGGAAGCAGAATATTCAACTAACACCGTCAAGTCCCATCACCACAACATTTGACCTCCCATTTCGCAATGCCCGCTTTTTTCAACTCTCATCGTGGGATCGTGTTTGGAAGTCGGGTTTTGGCTACTCTCGCTCTTTTCTGGCATTTATTGGACGGGGATGGATGATGTCTGGCTTGGGGTTTGGGATTGGCCTGACTGCGCTCTACCTGGGGTTAGGTGGTTCAGGCAAAGGAGCATTCCAAATTTTCCTGGGAGATATGTCCAAATTTCTACCAGGTTTTGCCATAGGATTTGGAATTCTGGTTATTTCGATTCTATTACCTGGAATGGTCAACTATCAGCTAGATGCCATGTTTGCAAGGGGAGAGTATCACCAGGTACTTGTTGTTAGCAGGATCGTATCATCATTTTTTCCTCCAATGAACACTGATGAGACATTCCTTAAACGCATTGCTGAAGCAGGATTTTACGGTGATGAACCAGAGCCAAGTTTGATTAGTTTTGCCAAAGGCGTAGAACGCTATCGCCTCAAAGATCTGGCTGGAGCAGAAGGATTTTTTCAAGAATCATTAGAACTCAATCCCAGGCGTGCTGTGGTGAGGGGATATCTAGCAACGACAATTCTGAACCAGGCAGTGCAATATTACAACACCTCTTATAACACGGAAGTCCCTAATACTCGCAAACCCGGATCTGCTATAGATCGTTTCGAGCAAGTGCTGCGGGTTTTTCCAAATCATATTGAAGCTATGTACGATCTCATGTTAGCGAGTTTCGTTAACGGCGAATTAGAGCGATCGGCTAAAATTGCCAAACAGATTATTGAAGCAGAGAGTTACGCTCAATTACCCAATCTCTCTTTGTTAGGGCAAGCCTATCTGCACTCCGCTTGGATCACTTACAAGGACGGCGATCCCGCACTTGCCTGGAAGAAATTCCGTCAATCTACCGATCCTAAAACATGGGATAGTATGGAAGAAGAGGGAGAGCCATGATAACTGCAACGGAGGCACCAAACAAACTCAGCCGCTGGCTAGCGATCGGTACGATTCTAGTTCTGGGATTTTTAGTGGGGATGCTGGGATTCTATACTTGGCATAAACTCCCATCTCCAATCGAACGTGTATCCTGGTCGCCCGAAGTGCAGTGGATTGAGCCGCAGGAATCGAGCTTTCGCATGTACGCTCGCAGTACCTTCTACTTGAATGGAGATGCTCGGGTTGCCTGGCTCAAGCTTTCAGCCGATAATGACTTTATCCTCTACGTCAATGGGGAAACTGTCGATCTAGAGTTGAGCGTTCTTGGTTTCCCTCTGAGCTTGGGTACGAAATCCTCTCAGCTTTGGCAAAATCTAAATGATAGCGTGAGCTATGTCGATCTGGGTGTAGGGAATCACATGCTTGCCAATGCAAAAGACTGGCAGTTAACTACCTACGTCGATCTCACTAATTATCTGCGACCTGGCAAAAACGTCATCGCTTTAGAGTTGCAAAAAGGACGGCCTAGCCCCCGTCTGGCGCTGGAAGGAGCGGTATATTCTGTCGCTAATGTATCGCCGATCGCTCTTTCCACTGGTATAGCAACCTGGCGAGTGTCGCCCGTGTCAGAAAATCGCGGCAATCTTCAGTGGTATGAAAGTGACTTCCCAGATCAAAATTGGGCGGAAGCTAAGTTACTTGGGACTGTAACAGAAGCAACCTACAGTCGCACGAGTTCCCATGTCTACGATCGCGAGTTGCAGGGAAACTGGATTGTCGGTAACGAAAGTCCGCAGGGAGAGATATGGTTTAGAGGCAATTGGCAAGTACCCAAAGATCGACAACGAGCATTTATCCGGTTTGCAGGAGATGGCGAGTATGCCTTGACAATCGATGGTTTGCTAGTTAGGCGATACAGTAAAGACGATGGCAATCTCCTACGCATGTTTGAGGTTACCAACTTTTTGCGTAGCGGTAATAATACCATTTCGGTGCAGGCTATCCGTCCCATTGATTCCATTCGCTCCCCTACGCGCAATGGGAGTTTGGGCTTCTTCCTCGATGGTTGGGTAGAAACAGCGTCGAATCGCGTTACGGCTGAGGTTGCAACCGATAGCTCTTGGAGTAGCACGGACAAGGCGATCGCTGGCTGGGACAGAGGCTTGGGGTCAGGTCAACCTGTAGTGGAACTGCGACCTCCAGACTCCAATGAGTTCAGGCGATATTTTGAGGGTAATGCCTACCTGGTTAATTTCCCGAATTATATCGGGCAGCAAGGTATTTGGCAGATAGCTAGTATGGCTTGTGCGGCAGTTGGGGCATGGGGGTTGGGTCGTTTCTGGCTGTCTCAGCGTCAGGGTGTGTGGGATAGTTTCAATGCTGGGAGCGCCCTGTTGTTACCTGGTACGTTATTTCTCATCGGAATTGGTTTGCTGAAGCATCGCTATGCTGAAGCCGAACGCGGTATTCTATTCATGCGATCGCAGAGTATCTCATTGACATGGTTGGGATTTATCGGAATTGTAGTTTTAACTCTACTATGGAGTCAGTTCAAACTAATCGCTCGGACGAAATCCCAGGATGGTTCATCTATAGCAACGCCGTTGCAGGCTTTGCGGATACGTTGGGGATTGTGGTTCCTGTTTGGTCTAGCTGCATTTGTAGCTCTCCGACTGCTAGCAGGAATGGGTTTGCTGGCAACCATCGGCTCCATATCCTTGCCCGTATTAGGCGCGATCGCTATTGTTAGCATCCGCGCCAAACGCTCGCAATGGCATCCCAAAGATTGGTGGTCATTGCTGCGATCGCAATGGCCAGTTTGGGGACAGTGGGTTGTGTTGGCTGTAATTATCGCAGTTGGATTTGTCCTGCGCGCCCGAGATCTGAATTTTGTCCCCTACGATGCGGATGAGAATACTTCACTCGATGCAGTCAGAGGTATTTTGCGTACTGGCGCACCGGAGCCAGCTTCTAAAATTTGGTATACGCGCGGACCATTCTTTCACTACATGTCTGCCATTTGGCTCGCTTTGGTGGGAGAATCTTTCACTAAAGCCCGCTTCCTGATCGTGTTGTGGGGAGTTGCTTTCCTAGCTGTAGCATTTATCTTTACTAGGCATATTACGGGCAAAGTTTGGTTTGCTTTGCTAATCGTGGCAGTATTCGCGATCGATCCTTTGGAGTTATGGAACTCCAGAAACTTCCGCTTTTATCAGACCGTGCAATGCTTAAACCTGCTGGCATTTTATTTTTTCTGTAAGGGATTCATCGACAAAGCGGGCAAGAAATATCAATACGGATTTTTCATTGCCTTTACATCGGCACTGTTAAACCAGGAGGTTTCGATCACCTTAATACCGGGGTTCTTGCTGGGGTTTATCTTTTTCTATCGACCTTTCGATTGGAAGAGCGATCGCCACATAGCGATCGGGGCATTCATGACCATGAGTATATACATCTACAATGGAATCTTTTTCCTCATTCGATGCCTAACTCCCTATGTAGCCTTAACGAATACGACTGAAACTCAGATGAAATTCCATATGCGCGACTTCACTGGGTTTACCGGATCTTTCTTCTTTGGCTCGGCTCGCTTGTATACGCTTTACAGTTTGTTCTTTTTCCTTGGGTTTATTTATTTTATCAGGCAGAAGAATCAAAAGTTAGTCTTTCTATTTTGCTGTGTATTCCTGAATTTAGTGCTTCTGACCGTGATGGTGCTGGCTCATGCTAGTAGATATTCCTATTCTATCTATCCCCTATTCATTATCCTATCGATCTATAGCGCCATTTGCTTAATGGCAAGTCTGGGTAAAAATTTAGAAGCCATGCTTGCTGGAATTGTGCCATTGCAGGCGATCGCCTTGAGTTTTCTTACTCTCTTACTAATCTTTAATATCGAGCCAGCTAGAGTACTGGACAGCTACCATGATGCCATGTCCAGGCATAATCCCAAAGTATTTGAGTATATCCGCGATCGCCGTCAACCTGGAGACGTGGTGTTTGCGAATCTTCCCGCCGCTGCCGCTATCAATCTGGGCGGACTGGACTACTACTTGCCACCGACTGGGATGTTAGGGTTTGATGGCGTTTATCTGAGTGACGGTCGATTGATCGATCGCTGGGCTGGCGGTGAGGCGGTTACGACGATCGACCAAATGAGCCGCATTCTCGCCAAAGCGAATCGAGTCTGGATTCAAGTGGACGACCGCAAAGCTCCCGACGAGCCAGAGTTAGCGAAACTCTACCATTACTATCGCACGATTGGCAAATCTGCTATGGAAACGTTTGGCGTGCGCCTGCGCCTATGGCAGAAAGAAGATGGCTTGTTGCCACGCGAACCCAACCAGGGTCAAGATTTAGGAGCATTTTAATGAAACGGAAATCAGTCGTAGCGCTAAAAGTGGCAGTTAGTCTGGGCATTCTCGCCTTTGTCTTCAGCCGCGTAGATTTGGCCCAGATATGGACGCAAGTTAATTATCTCTCTTTACCTTTTGTTGCCTTTGCTCTGCTCTACTACACGGGCTGTCAGTGGTTGAGTTGTTGGCGCTGGCAAACTGTTTTGCGAGCCACGGGACATTTCGTGTCGATTAGTAGGTTGCTAGCGAGCTATTTCGCAGGTATGTTCGTCAGTATCTTTCTGCCAGGTTCCTTTGGTGGAGATGTCTATCGCTCCTACACGGTTTCGCAAAAGATCGGGGATATTGAGGTGGCGATCGCGTCGGTATTTTTGGAAAGATTTACCGGACTAGCCGCAATATTTGCGCTGGCGCTGTTGGGACTGCCCTTAGCCTTCAAGATTATTGGCCGCTGGGATATTATTCTACTTTTTGTCGTATGCGCCTCCGTAATTTCCGGTGGAACGCTCCTAATTGCCAGCCCCAGGCTGCTAATTTGGGCAGAACCCTGGCTGCAAAAACTACGTATGGGTGGAATAGTTGCTCGAATTGCCAAGATTCAAATTATTCTCAGAAAGTTCGTCCAGCATCGGCGCGCAATGGCGATCGCCATTGCGATTTCACTATTAATCCAGCTTGCAGTTCCCTTTTATCAATATCTTTTAGCCCAACAATTAAAGATTTCCATCTCTTATCTGGAACTTTTAATCTTTACGCCCATCTCTATAGTAGTTACCCTTTTACCTATATCCTTCGGCGGACTGGGCGTTCAGGAAGGATTATGGGTTTACCTATTCGGTCGCGTTGGTGTTAGTGCCGAGCAAGCTATTACCCTATCTCTCACATTTACGCTTTTAGGCTGGATCTTGAGTTTACCTGGTTCAATCGTCCTCTTCCTCGACGCTGCTGGAGTGCAAAAACTGAAGCAGGACGCGAGCAAATAGAAACCTTCGACAACAAACATATGTCCGCGATCGCAAATCATGTACAAAACCTTTAGATACAAACTATTTGGCAGGTTTAGCAAGTCGATCTTGTTATGCTTCGCTACCCTACTTGCTTGCGTATCGCTCAGCGGGCTACCAATTTTTAGCCCTTCGACCTTAACCTTGGCTGCTCCAACAGCCTCTGAGTGGGATGTACTTGCAGCGATCGATCCAGGCTTACTAAACTTCCAAGTGCAATTAGTAGATGTCGATCGCCGCAACGGTGCAATTAACGAGAATAGAGATATCTTTATTTCTGTTGGTATGCAAAGACACTCTAGTAAACCGATTGCCTATGGCATACTAACTAAGAACACGGGCTTAATCGACACTGGAATTAAGATCCTAGAGTACGCTTTCGCTCGACAAAGCGCGGACGGAAGTTTCCCAAGTTTTCTCCCAGAAGGGGCTGAAGGGATTCCACGTAGCGTTTCCTTTTTCTTTCAAGATTTAGGGCGCAGTTTTCTACTTGCCCAAAATTCTAGCTGGTTCCAAAGCAGTTCTCAAACAAAAGGTTTGCGCGATCGCATGAATAAACTCATTCCTCCCGCTACTAAATCTTTGCACTGGTTAATCTCCCAGGAAGGCACGCTCAAAAAACACGATCGCAGTGCCACGAATCGGCTCTTTTTCCATGCCCTAGCTTACTATCTGGTGGGTAAGGCAACGCGCAGACCGGATGCGATAAAAATAGGCGAAAACTTTGCGCGTATGGCTTTGAAGCAACAAAGCAAGGAAGGCTTTTTCCCTGAGAATAGAGGTTACGACACCAGCTACAATGGAGTCTCATTGCAACAGGCTTTGATTTTATATACTAACCTCGATGCCAATAGTTCGCTAAGACAGGATCTGTGGCAAGGAATCGAGCGAAGCGTAGCTTGGCAAAAAAACTTTTTCCTGCCTAGTGGCGAGCTTGCAACTACTGGCAATACCAGGATTCGTACTGGTGGTGAGAGATTCTTACGGCGCAAGAAAACAGTCGATTATGTTCCGTTAATTGTAGCTTTCAACTATTACTCCAAGCTTTCCGGCGATTCTACCGTGCAGATGCTAGCCGATCGCACCTTCGCCTTTTACCGCGAAAGTAAGGAAAGAACTACCAGGAGGGAGAGGGAGCGATAGGTTGTACGATGAAAACAGGGAGCAAGGGAGCAGAGCATGAGGATGTCAAAGATCCCGCATTATTCAGCATAGTTACGATACGAGTTGTTCATCTTATAAAAGGAAAGTTGTATGGATAGTAAATTAGTTTCTGTAATTGTGCCGACCTATAATTCTGCCAATTACATAGAAGCATGCCTGAAGTCGATCGTAGAGCAAAGCTACGAGCACATCGAACTAGTAGTTGTAGATAACAACTCTAAGGACAATACAAAGGAAATCGCCAGGAAATATACACCGCACGTATACAATCGAGGCCCCGAAAGGAGCGCTCAGAGAAACTTTGGCGTACGTCAGTCGAAAGGCGATTATCTGCTAATTATTGATAGCGATATGGAACTTACCAAAGATGTAGTAAAAGCTTGCGTGCAGTCTATCTCTATTGACGATCGCGTCAAAGCCCTGATTATCCCCGAAGAATCATTTGGCGAAGGATTCTGGACGCAATGCAAAAAACTGGAGCGATCGTTCTACAGCGGTATTGACTGGCAGGAAGCAGCTAGATTTTTTACCCGCGAGATTTATGAAGAACTGGGTGGCTACGATGAGAATCAAACTGGCAGCGAAGACTACGATCTGCCCAATCGCCTTGAATATCGCTATGGGAAAGGTAGCATTGCCAGAATCAAAGAGAAGATCTACCATAACGAGCAGAAACTGAGTTTGCGCAGGGTTTGTTGGAAGAAATTTTACTATGCCAACACCCTACGGTCGTACGTCGATCGGACTGCTAATAAAGCGAGGCTTTCTAAGCAAACTTCAGTACTCTTGAGATACTGGGTATTTTTCTCTAAGCCAATCAAACTATTTCGCAATCCTATTATTGGCATGGGCATGTTGTTTATGAAAACCTGCGAATTCGCCTCAGGTGCAGCCGGTTTTCTGTTAGGCAGTCTTGCTCCCGCCAATCAAAACAATAGTAATGCCATATAGCACTTTTCAATTGAGAACGGGTTTTATTGATGGGGTGAAGGGGTTCCACCCCTTCTTGGGGGCAACGCCCCCAAACCCCCTTCTCGTTTTCATCTGAAAACCGCTGTAACAAGTTGCCAGTGAATGATGAGTAGTAAGTAGGTGGGCATTGCCTGCCCCACCTGTGCTGCCCGTGCATAAGTCTGAATAGAGATAATACCAATTCTCTAAAGTAAAATTACAGATCGCTGGAGGGGCGAACGGCCGTTCGCCCGTACGTAGATTGATATGTAGTTCGATTTTGAAGAATTGGTATAAGCAGTCGGCTCAATATTAACAAGCTAATCTACCTTAGAATCCATGTTTAATCCCGATCGCGCCTTACCTTCTAATATCATCAACTCATTATCTGAGATAGATCCGCTCACCCCTCCCAACTATCTCCACGATCGCAATATCTCAGGGTTAGATGGCAACACTATGCTAGCTAGCACCGTCGATCGTTTGGAGACAGCAGCAGAGGATATGTCACAGCTAAATATGACCGATCGCGGCTCTAATGTCATACCAGATCGACAACTCCAATTGGATGCTTCCCAGCTTAAATATATTGACTCTCTAACTGGTTTGGTTAAAGATGAACCTACTTTCCAAAGTACTTCTAATAGCATTGTGGGAGGAGACGAGCTGTTGGAACCCAGTCGAGAATTAGCACAAACTGCTGCGGTCAATTCTGCTTCCTCTACGCCTTCAGCCTCAGAATGGCAAGTAATTTCAGAGAATCCCAGTCTCATGCGCTACTACTCGCGCTCTGTTGATGTCGATCGCAATACTGGTGCTGTTGGTTTAAATAAGCAAGGTTACATTTCTGTTGGATTGCAGCGACATTCCAGTCAGCAACTAGCTTATGGTCTGTTAACTAAGGATATCACTCTACTTGATACCAGCATAAAAGTGTTAGAGTATGGTTTCGACCGCCAACAACAGGACGGCAGTTTCCAAACTACTCCTCTTAGCCTTTCTACTGGAGTCAGCGCTCAGGATACAGCTTTCTTCTTTTATGATGTCGGTCACACCCTATTACTGGCAAAGAATTCTACATGGTTCCAAACTGCGCCGGAGACTGCCAACTTGCGATCGCGCTTGCAAAATCTGCTCGATCCCATATCCCATTCTCTCTCTTGGCTAAACCAGCAAAGTTCAACTCTACAATCAAAAGATAAAAGCGGCACCAATCGTCTCTTCATCGATGCCAATGCATATTATCTCGTCGGTAAGGCACTGGGGCGCGACGATGCGATCGCGTTGGGGAAGAATTTTGCGCGTATGGCTTTGCAACAGCAGTCTAGTGAAGGCTTCTTTCTAGAAAGAGGTGGATACGATAGCAGCTATAACGCCGTTGCTCTCCGCCATGCCATCTTGTTTTACATGAACCTGGAACCCGAAGCGAAAACCTTACGGCAAGAACTATGGCAAGGGATTGAGAAAGGGATAAACTGGCAGTTGACTCGCATTGCCCCATCGGGAGAAGTTTTAACCGCAGGCAATACCAGGATATTGCCTAGTGGCGAGCAGTACGCTTTAACTGGAACCGTGAAAAAGGTCGATTACAAAGAAGTAATCTTAGCCCTGGATTACTATGCCAAGATTACAGGAAGTGCAGTTGCTCAGGATGCGGCTAACCGCGTTCGCAATTACCGCCCCTAGCCCCCTAGAATTCTGTGCTTTTTACCCATAGCGCAGTTACCTGCTTTGAGGTACGATCTTGGGCATGACCTATTGCCTTGGAATTATTACTAGACACGGCCTGGTAATGGCTGCCGACTCCCGTACCAATGCGGGGGTGGATTACGTTTCTACCTACCAAAAATTATTTGACTTCAACCATGCCAACGAACGCACTATTCTGGTCTGTACCTCCGGTAACCTGTCCGTAACTCAGGGCGTTCTAACTTTACTGCGTAAAGATATCAAAACACAGGCGGATAACAGTTTATACACGCTACCCACCATGTACGAAGTGGCACAGTATGTGGGGCATAAGTTACGGCACATTCAGTCGCAAAACCAGGAATGGTTAGAAAAAGATGGGATCGACTATAAATGCAATTTTCTCTTGGGCGGGCAAATTAAAGGAGAAGAGCCAGAACTTTACCTGATTTACAGTCAGGGCAATTTCATCCAGGCAACTCCTGAGACTCCTTTCCTCCAAATTGGGGAGACGAAATACGGCAAACCGATCTTAGATAGAGCGCTTAATTTTGAAACCTCGCTGGAGGCCGCAGCTAAGTGTGCTTTCCTCTCAATCGATTCCACTATGAAATCAAATATTTCTGTGGGGCCACCCATCAATATCGTTGCCTACGAAACTGATGCATTCATAATTGAACGACGGCTAACCCTACGCTTGGGCGATCCCTATCTCTTCAAAACTAGAAGGCAATGGGAGACTTCTCTAAAGGATGCCTTTGTTCGCATGCCAAATATTGACTGGCAGCACGATTATGAGGTATCGGCAGAAGAACTATATACAGATCAAGTTTGATCGCATTGAATGGCGATCGCAGAATCACCTAAAACACTTCACAACAATTTACCGATTTGGGGACAGGTACAGCAAATCGCATTAAAGCGATCGCATGACAGGCGTAAATTTCATGTAGGCATTTAGTTAGGGGAAGGGGCGATCGCAGAGGTTTATGAAAAAATTTGCGCGTAGCGCTATTTGTTTTAGCTATAATATTAGTGGAATCGCATCGGGTCTCTAACATAGACTCAGTGGATACGCCTCCGACACCCCGTTGCGAGCACGAAGGGTGCAAAGGCAATACCAAACCAGGCTCAGGGAAGATGCGGCTAGGGAGATCCGGATTAGAAAGTGCGAGACCTGTACACCCTAGATTGGTTCTGGAGGTAGCCAGTGCACAATTTGGTTAATTGCTGAGCGAACCTGGTTGATACCAACTGGGTTCGCCCTTTTAGATTTGCCCTTTTAGATTTGCCCTTTTAGATTTGGTAGTGGCATCTTAAGCGGGATTATCAAATGAGAAGGAGACGGTATGCAATAAACGCGACCCACCAGAGCATCAAGCTCACGAAGATATCTACGTTGCGATTCGCGATGCCTTTGATAGCGCAGAGCGCAAGCTCAGGGATTATGCCGAGCGACAACGAGGCAAGATCGAGACTCATAGCAATGGGAGGAAAATATGATTAACGTCGTACGCTATAGCCAGATCGTTGGCCTGGTGACTGTAGACAGCTCTACATCGTCGCGTTTGGGTGCGGTAGAGGAAGTTTGGCTGGATGATTCCGGACGAATTGCTTATTTATCCGGGGTAACTGGATATCTGCCCTTGGAGCAAGTTGCCAGGATAGGAACGAGCGCTGTATCGACCTACGGGCATCTCGTGGTAAATGCACCGATGGAGCTATACCGCCTCCATCGACTAGCGGTTCGCTCGCCTGCTGGCGAGCCTCTAGGATGGGTAGAGGATTACCTTTTTGACTGGCACACCGGCGAGATCGTAGCTTATATCCTGGCTGGCGCGATCGCAGATGCTTTTGGGGAAAGGGCTGTCTTGCTACCCGGAGACGTGCAAGCAATTGCGGCGGAAACTGTAATTATTCGGGAAGATGCCAAGGCGCGTTTGAGCAGCGAAGCAGATGGCCTTAAAGGTTTCCTCAGCGAAAAATCCCACCAGGTTCGACATCTCGTGCAAGTAATTGGCGATCGCCTCCACGACCTTATTGCTCCGCACGATCGCCCAGAAGCCGTGCGCGTTAAGATTAAGATGGTAAGCGATGAGTTGACCTCCTCTGGGGAACACGATCGCCACGTTCTGCAAGAAGCCACGGACTTCTTACACGAGCAGTGGCACCACTTGCAGCAGAGCATTAGTCGGGCAAGCAGTCGAGCTAAGGTAGCTCTAGATTCAGCCTGGCAGCACTTTACAGGCAAGGCATAATTGGGTAGAGAGCGTTTATATAGCGATCGCAAATGATTCGTGAAAAAGGGGGTGTGGGGGCTGCGCCCTCAAGCAGGGGTTCTACCGCTGTACCCCGTTCGTAAATGATTTACGATCGCTATAGATATAGCCATAGACAGATCTGTTAGGACAGGGGGGTGTGGGGGCTGCGCCCCCCCGCAGGGGTTCCACCCCTGCACCCCGTCCTGAGCCTGTTGGCTATAGCTATAGATCGACAACCTTTGGGAACGGAGGAAAGAACTATGATGTCACGATTCCAAAATCGCACTGAAGCGGGTAAACTGTTGGCCGATCGGCTCAAAGAGTATACCAATCGCCCAGGTGGTTTAGTCCTGGGACTTCCCCGTGGTGGTGTTCCAGTGGCGTTTGAAGTCGCACAGGCGCTCGATCTGCCATTGGATATTTGCTTGGTACGCAAGCTTGGCGTACCGGGACATAAGGAGCTGGCAATGGGCGCGATCGCATCAGGAGGCGTGAGAGTTCTGAACTACGACGTGGTG includes:
- a CDS encoding PRC-barrel domain-containing protein, whose product is MINVVRYSQIVGLVTVDSSTSSRLGAVEEVWLDDSGRIAYLSGVTGYLPLEQVARIGTSAVSTYGHLVVNAPMELYRLHRLAVRSPAGEPLGWVEDYLFDWHTGEIVAYILAGAIADAFGERAVLLPGDVQAIAAETVIIREDAKARLSSEADGLKGFLSEKSHQVRHLVQVIGDRLHDLIAPHDRPEAVRVKIKMVSDELTSSGEHDRHVLQEATDFLHEQWHHLQQSISRASSRAKVALDSAWQHFTGKA
- a CDS encoding tetratricopeptide repeat protein, which translates into the protein MLNESKLEYGRLSLVFGLLLRWLSWFSRERIVLLAAALALGIGAIKPWYQLPPTTLDAFKTNLSVTHLGRGLSAFFVCLSLMLIFRPSPSSRAHRLSYWCGFTIALLFPYFVTTWMPTIDYISAFIYDREGSVTAHVKMNANQIQAQWKQNIQLTPSSPITTTFDLPFRNARFFQLSSWDRVWKSGFGYSRSFLAFIGRGWMMSGLGFGIGLTALYLGLGGSGKGAFQIFLGDMSKFLPGFAIGFGILVISILLPGMVNYQLDAMFARGEYHQVLVVSRIVSSFFPPMNTDETFLKRIAEAGFYGDEPEPSLISFAKGVERYRLKDLAGAEGFFQESLELNPRRAVVRGYLATTILNQAVQYYNTSYNTEVPNTRKPGSAIDRFEQVLRVFPNHIEAMYDLMLASFVNGELERSAKIAKQIIEAESYAQLPNLSLLGQAYLHSAWITYKDGDPALAWKKFRQSTDPKTWDSMEEEGEP
- a CDS encoding lysylphosphatidylglycerol synthase transmembrane domain-containing protein, which produces MKRKSVVALKVAVSLGILAFVFSRVDLAQIWTQVNYLSLPFVAFALLYYTGCQWLSCWRWQTVLRATGHFVSISRLLASYFAGMFVSIFLPGSFGGDVYRSYTVSQKIGDIEVAIASVFLERFTGLAAIFALALLGLPLAFKIIGRWDIILLFVVCASVISGGTLLIASPRLLIWAEPWLQKLRMGGIVARIAKIQIILRKFVQHRRAMAIAIAISLLIQLAVPFYQYLLAQQLKISISYLELLIFTPISIVVTLLPISFGGLGVQEGLWVYLFGRVGVSAEQAITLSLTFTLLGWILSLPGSIVLFLDAAGVQKLKQDASK
- a CDS encoding glycosyltransferase family 2 protein, yielding MDSKLVSVIVPTYNSANYIEACLKSIVEQSYEHIELVVVDNNSKDNTKEIARKYTPHVYNRGPERSAQRNFGVRQSKGDYLLIIDSDMELTKDVVKACVQSISIDDRVKALIIPEESFGEGFWTQCKKLERSFYSGIDWQEAARFFTREIYEELGGYDENQTGSEDYDLPNRLEYRYGKGSIARIKEKIYHNEQKLSLRRVCWKKFYYANTLRSYVDRTANKARLSKQTSVLLRYWVFFSKPIKLFRNPIIGMGMLFMKTCEFASGAAGFLLGSLAPANQNNSNAI
- a CDS encoding proteasome-type protease, yielding MTYCLGIITRHGLVMAADSRTNAGVDYVSTYQKLFDFNHANERTILVCTSGNLSVTQGVLTLLRKDIKTQADNSLYTLPTMYEVAQYVGHKLRHIQSQNQEWLEKDGIDYKCNFLLGGQIKGEEPELYLIYSQGNFIQATPETPFLQIGETKYGKPILDRALNFETSLEAAAKCAFLSIDSTMKSNISVGPPINIVAYETDAFIIERRLTLRLGDPYLFKTRRQWETSLKDAFVRMPNIDWQHDYEVSAEELYTDQV
- a CDS encoding ArnT family glycosyltransferase; protein product: MITATEAPNKLSRWLAIGTILVLGFLVGMLGFYTWHKLPSPIERVSWSPEVQWIEPQESSFRMYARSTFYLNGDARVAWLKLSADNDFILYVNGETVDLELSVLGFPLSLGTKSSQLWQNLNDSVSYVDLGVGNHMLANAKDWQLTTYVDLTNYLRPGKNVIALELQKGRPSPRLALEGAVYSVANVSPIALSTGIATWRVSPVSENRGNLQWYESDFPDQNWAEAKLLGTVTEATYSRTSSHVYDRELQGNWIVGNESPQGEIWFRGNWQVPKDRQRAFIRFAGDGEYALTIDGLLVRRYSKDDGNLLRMFEVTNFLRSGNNTISVQAIRPIDSIRSPTRNGSLGFFLDGWVETASNRVTAEVATDSSWSSTDKAIAGWDRGLGSGQPVVELRPPDSNEFRRYFEGNAYLVNFPNYIGQQGIWQIASMACAAVGAWGLGRFWLSQRQGVWDSFNAGSALLLPGTLFLIGIGLLKHRYAEAERGILFMRSQSISLTWLGFIGIVVLTLLWSQFKLIARTKSQDGSSIATPLQALRIRWGLWFLFGLAAFVALRLLAGMGLLATIGSISLPVLGAIAIVSIRAKRSQWHPKDWWSLLRSQWPVWGQWVVLAVIIAVGFVLRARDLNFVPYDADENTSLDAVRGILRTGAPEPASKIWYTRGPFFHYMSAIWLALVGESFTKARFLIVLWGVAFLAVAFIFTRHITGKVWFALLIVAVFAIDPLELWNSRNFRFYQTVQCLNLLAFYFFCKGFIDKAGKKYQYGFFIAFTSALLNQEVSITLIPGFLLGFIFFYRPFDWKSDRHIAIGAFMTMSIYIYNGIFFLIRCLTPYVALTNTTETQMKFHMRDFTGFTGSFFFGSARLYTLYSLFFFLGFIYFIRQKNQKLVFLFCCVFLNLVLLTVMVLAHASRYSYSIYPLFIILSIYSAICLMASLGKNLEAMLAGIVPLQAIALSFLTLLLIFNIEPARVLDSYHDAMSRHNPKVFEYIRDRRQPGDVVFANLPAAAAINLGGLDYYLPPTGMLGFDGVYLSDGRLIDRWAGGEAVTTIDQMSRILAKANRVWIQVDDRKAPDEPELAKLYHYYRTIGKSAMETFGVRLRLWQKEDGLLPREPNQGQDLGAF